In Sideroxyarcus emersonii, one DNA window encodes the following:
- a CDS encoding DUF2321 domain-containing protein produces the protein MGIYRIAEVCPNGHVSTDSADVHPELREAFCSRCGEATITACPSCHTNIRGDYQVGGIFISSEYEPPAFCFNCGSPFPWTERKISGAIELVKEGGRLTEGELSEFKDDLNEMTKGSPRVQAASARFKKVMSKVGTSVAGGVREIVVDVLSEAAKKAIWG, from the coding sequence ATGGGTATATATCGAATTGCTGAAGTATGCCCCAACGGGCATGTATCAACTGATTCTGCAGACGTGCACCCTGAATTGAGGGAAGCATTTTGCTCTAGATGTGGTGAGGCCACTATTACTGCATGCCCGTCTTGTCATACGAATATACGAGGTGACTACCAAGTCGGGGGAATTTTCATTAGTAGCGAGTATGAACCGCCCGCCTTTTGTTTCAACTGCGGGAGTCCGTTTCCTTGGACAGAAAGAAAGATTTCCGGCGCAATTGAACTTGTCAAAGAAGGTGGCAGATTGACAGAGGGAGAATTGAGTGAGTTCAAGGATGATCTAAATGAAATGACTAAGGGTTCTCCCCGTGTGCAGGCTGCTTCTGCTCGATTCAAGAAGGTCATGTCTAAGGTTGGAACTTCGGTGGCTGGCGGGGTTCGGGAGATCGTAGTTGATGTACTGAGCGAAGCTGCCAAGAAGGCGATATGGGGATGA
- a CDS encoding hemerythrin domain-containing protein produces the protein MSGVAEIERQHHELVGMLNKLNDAAKHDKPLEMVEHLIDEVIAYTSFHFAAEEHIMEQSGYAEIEAHKEKHRQLLHDALKFKEKLRYIGEHEFVDWFNHWPFAKIHAHIVYADRQVEDHIAQHGLNN, from the coding sequence ATGTCTGGGGTGGCGGAAATCGAACGGCAGCATCATGAACTGGTCGGCATGCTCAACAAGCTGAACGACGCGGCAAAGCATGACAAACCCCTGGAGATGGTGGAACACCTGATCGACGAGGTGATCGCCTATACCAGTTTCCACTTTGCGGCCGAAGAGCACATCATGGAACAATCCGGCTATGCCGAGATCGAGGCGCACAAGGAAAAGCACCGGCAGCTGCTGCACGATGCGCTCAAGTTCAAGGAGAAGCTGCGCTATATCGGAGAGCACGAATTCGTCGACTGGTTCAATCACTGGCCGTTCGCCAAGATACACGCGCATATCGTGTATGCGGACAGGCAGGTCGAGGATCACATCGCGCAGCATGGCTTGAATAATTGA
- a CDS encoding B12-binding domain-containing radical SAM protein, giving the protein MRITFVHPAGFNFVPGQPDLSVLANRMPPIGILSLAAWLDKHGHATCVHDCLGPFAPPTIEENAEIVLATDPELIGFSTTTSGFMDAADMARYIRQKRPDIKLAFGNVHVSSIGAPLLERFPEIDYLCIGEGEGAMLDLADGKPLGQIANLVYRDGGRIVANPRRQRILDLDELPFPAYEKLRGFPEAYHLPLFSHVKKHGATMITSRGCPYTCSFCDRTVFERLYKVNSAQYIYDHMKYLRDRFGVYHINFYDDLFTAQKQRVFDLCDLLIEKPLGMQFNCAIRTGHTSDEMLQRLKRAGALMVSMGIESADPAMMERHKAGVTLDAVTRTVEQIHAAGLRAKGLFIFGMPGETPETVKATSDFILSLDLDEMNMTKFSPLYGAPIWDECVSGEEGEFIEDWRLMNCLNFVFLPAGFASREQMDALYNWHILRFYNSRNYRRRFTARLWQHRWSLWHLLRNLPRVMQANRYFSANQKQLEAVRQDLPRHPRQPVGLVPLLGEELYADKRSTVRTMLPVNLQKRASDVPMQCIEMAGE; this is encoded by the coding sequence ATGCGCATCACGTTCGTCCATCCTGCCGGTTTCAACTTCGTGCCGGGCCAGCCGGACCTTTCCGTACTGGCCAACCGCATGCCGCCGATCGGCATCCTGTCGCTGGCGGCATGGCTGGACAAGCACGGCCATGCCACGTGCGTGCATGACTGCCTCGGCCCGTTCGCGCCGCCGACGATAGAAGAGAACGCGGAGATCGTGCTGGCCACCGATCCCGAACTGATCGGATTCTCCACCACCACGTCCGGCTTCATGGATGCGGCGGACATGGCGAGGTACATCCGGCAGAAACGCCCCGACATCAAGCTGGCATTCGGCAATGTGCACGTGTCCTCCATCGGCGCGCCGCTGCTCGAACGCTTTCCCGAGATCGATTACCTGTGCATCGGCGAGGGAGAAGGCGCGATGCTGGACCTGGCCGACGGCAAGCCGCTCGGCCAGATCGCCAACCTGGTATATCGCGATGGCGGGCGCATCGTCGCCAACCCGCGCCGCCAGCGCATCCTCGACCTGGACGAATTGCCTTTCCCCGCCTACGAGAAGCTGCGGGGCTTTCCCGAGGCCTATCACCTGCCGCTGTTCTCCCATGTGAAGAAACACGGGGCGACCATGATCACCTCGCGCGGCTGTCCCTATACCTGCTCGTTCTGCGACCGCACCGTGTTCGAGCGCCTGTACAAGGTCAATTCGGCGCAATACATCTACGATCACATGAAGTACCTGCGCGACCGGTTCGGCGTGTACCACATCAACTTCTACGACGACCTGTTCACCGCGCAGAAGCAGCGCGTGTTCGACCTGTGCGACCTGCTCATCGAAAAGCCGCTGGGCATGCAGTTCAACTGCGCCATCCGCACCGGCCACACCTCGGACGAGATGCTGCAGCGCCTGAAACGGGCCGGCGCGCTGATGGTGTCGATGGGTATCGAGTCGGCCGATCCGGCGATGATGGAACGGCACAAGGCCGGTGTGACGCTGGATGCGGTGACCAGGACGGTGGAGCAGATTCATGCAGCCGGGCTGCGCGCGAAAGGCCTGTTCATCTTCGGCATGCCGGGCGAGACGCCGGAGACGGTGAAGGCCACCAGCGACTTCATCCTCTCGCTCGACCTGGACGAGATGAACATGACCAAATTCAGCCCGCTGTACGGCGCGCCGATCTGGGACGAGTGCGTGTCCGGCGAGGAGGGCGAGTTCATCGAAGACTGGCGGCTGATGAACTGCCTCAACTTCGTGTTCCTGCCCGCGGGCTTTGCATCGCGCGAGCAGATGGATGCGCTGTACAACTGGCATATCCTGCGCTTCTACAACAGCAGGAACTACCGCCGCCGTTTCACCGCGCGCCTGTGGCAGCACCGCTGGAGCCTGTGGCACCTGCTCAGGAACCTGCCGCGCGTGATGCAGGCCAACCGCTACTTCAGTGCCAACCAGAAGCAGCTGGAAGCGGTCAGGCAGGATCTTCCGCGCCACCCGCGCCAGCCGGTCGGGCTGGTGCCGCTGCTGGGCGAGGAGCTGTATGCCGACAAGCGCTCGACCGTGAGAACGATGCTGCCGGTCAACCTGCAGAAGCGGGCAAGCGACGTGCCCATGCAATGCATCGAAATGGCTGGCGAGTGA
- a CDS encoding 1-acyl-sn-glycerol-3-phosphate acyltransferase: protein MSMCYNQPSGEGDPAERPGSPNGLGHQREKIQGSGKVMWVWRQFKSLYEYIVLYGGLLLFALACLAWSLPASVLRHLMPQRIAERVGQYAIMLVFRSYLFVVRASGLVKCDLTALDALRGEPLIITTNHPALIDVVLIGSRLPRMVCVLKANLLDNPLLGGGASMAGYIRNDSTGNLIRRAAVATRAGSQLLIFPEGTRTVSPPINPFKGGFGLVAQKAGVPIQTVFIEANSPFLGKHWPLLKKPEFPLVYRVRLGERFEANGEVKAFVSDLEDYYRREMQAQGNRGAA from the coding sequence ATGTCCATGTGCTATAACCAGCCGTCTGGCGAGGGCGATCCGGCCGAACGACCGGGTAGTCCGAACGGGCTGGGACACCAACGGGAAAAGATTCAGGGAAGCGGCAAGGTGATGTGGGTCTGGCGACAATTCAAATCGTTGTACGAGTACATCGTGCTTTACGGCGGGCTGCTGCTGTTCGCGCTGGCCTGCCTGGCGTGGAGCCTGCCGGCCAGCGTGCTGCGCCACCTGATGCCGCAGCGCATCGCGGAGCGCGTTGGGCAATACGCCATCATGCTGGTGTTCCGCTCCTATCTGTTCGTGGTGCGCGCCAGCGGCCTGGTGAAATGCGACCTGACCGCGCTGGATGCCTTGCGCGGCGAGCCGCTCATCATCACCACCAACCATCCCGCGCTGATCGACGTGGTGCTGATCGGCTCGCGCCTGCCGCGCATGGTGTGCGTGCTGAAGGCGAACCTGCTCGACAACCCCTTGCTCGGCGGCGGGGCCAGCATGGCCGGCTACATCCGCAACGATTCCACCGGCAACCTGATCCGCCGCGCCGCCGTGGCGACGCGCGCCGGCAGCCAGCTGCTGATCTTCCCCGAAGGCACGCGCACGGTCTCGCCCCCGATCAATCCGTTCAAGGGTGGTTTCGGGCTGGTGGCGCAAAAGGCGGGCGTGCCGATCCAGACCGTGTTCATCGAAGCGAACAGCCCGTTCCTGGGCAAGCACTGGCCGTTGCTGAAGAAGCCGGAATTTCCCCTAGTCTATCGCGTGCGCCTGGGCGAACGCTTCGAAGCGAACGGCGAGGTGAAGGCGTTCGTGTCGGACCTGGAAGACTATTACCGCCGCGAGATGCAGGCGCAGGGAAATAGGGGTGCCGCATGA
- a CDS encoding MipA/OmpV family protein, with the protein MRNIVRSVAVVTPLVCFPAAHAQTEMKPEWEAGAGIAAIDFPMYRGSNERRFFLLPIPYFVYRGETLQINRERVRGLIFRKDSVEMDISVNGSVPAQGSVARQGMPDLNPTLEVGPSLNVHLYYSEDKKTNFDLRMPVRGVIASDFKSVQSVGWVFQPQLAVDFRDVEQSGWNIGLVGGPIYADRRYHQYFYNVDPQYATATRPQYTASGGYSGAQFIVASSKRYQDGHWIGGFMKWDSLNGAVFADSPLVKSKQYFTIGFAVTWTIDKSDKMVEVNND; encoded by the coding sequence ATGAGGAACATCGTCCGATCCGTCGCCGTCGTCACGCCGCTCGTCTGCTTTCCCGCCGCGCATGCGCAGACCGAGATGAAGCCCGAGTGGGAGGCCGGCGCCGGCATTGCGGCGATCGATTTCCCGATGTACCGGGGTTCGAACGAGCGCCGTTTCTTCCTGCTTCCCATTCCCTATTTCGTCTATCGCGGCGAGACGCTGCAAATCAACCGCGAACGCGTGCGCGGACTGATCTTCCGCAAGGACAGCGTCGAGATGGATATCAGCGTGAACGGTTCCGTGCCGGCGCAGGGTTCCGTTGCGAGGCAGGGCATGCCGGACCTGAACCCGACGCTGGAGGTCGGTCCTTCGCTCAACGTCCACCTGTATTACTCCGAGGACAAGAAGACCAACTTCGACCTGCGCATGCCGGTACGGGGCGTGATCGCGTCGGATTTCAAGAGCGTCCAGTCGGTCGGCTGGGTGTTCCAGCCCCAGCTCGCCGTGGATTTCCGCGATGTCGAGCAAAGCGGCTGGAACATCGGACTGGTCGGCGGGCCGATCTATGCCGACCGTCGCTACCACCAGTATTTCTACAACGTCGATCCGCAGTACGCGACGGCCACGCGCCCGCAATACACGGCGAGCGGCGGCTATTCCGGTGCGCAGTTCATCGTCGCATCCAGCAAGCGTTACCAGGATGGACACTGGATAGGCGGTTTCATGAAATGGGACAGCCTGAACGGTGCCGTGTTCGCAGACAGTCCGCTGGTCAAGAGCAAGCAGTATTTCACCATCGGCTTTGCCGTGACATGGACGATCGACAAGTCGGATAAGATGGTGGAAGTAAATAACGACTGA
- a CDS encoding GNAT family N-acetyltransferase encodes MSAPELKIVADLAEIPAAQWDALAGADPFLSHAYLYGLQASGCATPPFGWRAQFITLWQGGQLLGAMPLYVKMNSYGELVFDFAWADAYHRHGLRYYPKLVCAVPFTPVTGARLLAQSDEMRASLLEAALRLARETGMSSLHCLFLDEAATRTARAQGMMLREDVQFHWQNPGYRDFEDFLAALSRDKRKRIRQERRKVREAGIELQCVTGEDASAEQWAFFAECYANTHRQYNSPPSLNADFFQHIGITMKPHTLLVIASRAGRPIASALNFRTRDALYGRSWGALEFHSGLHFETCYYSAMEFCIERGIRTFEGGAQGEHKLARGFLPVTTRSAHWLAHPQFSQAVASYLQREAGAVAEYVDELNERAPFKRA; translated from the coding sequence ATGAGTGCCCCCGAACTGAAGATCGTCGCCGACCTGGCGGAGATACCCGCAGCGCAATGGGATGCGCTGGCCGGCGCCGATCCTTTCCTTTCCCATGCCTACCTGTATGGACTGCAGGCGAGCGGTTGCGCCACTCCGCCGTTCGGCTGGCGGGCGCAATTCATCACGCTGTGGCAAGGCGGGCAATTGCTGGGGGCGATGCCGCTGTACGTGAAGATGAATTCGTACGGAGAGCTGGTGTTCGACTTCGCCTGGGCCGATGCCTACCACCGGCACGGCCTGCGCTATTACCCCAAGCTGGTATGTGCCGTGCCCTTCACACCGGTCACCGGGGCGCGGCTGCTGGCCCAGTCGGACGAGATGCGCGCCTCGTTGCTCGAGGCCGCGCTGCGGCTCGCGCGGGAAACAGGCATGTCTTCCCTGCATTGCCTGTTCCTGGACGAGGCGGCCACGCGCACGGCCAGGGCGCAGGGCATGATGTTGCGCGAGGATGTGCAGTTCCACTGGCAGAACCCGGGCTATCGCGATTTCGAGGATTTCCTAGCCGCGTTGAGTCGCGACAAGCGCAAGCGCATCCGGCAGGAACGGCGCAAGGTCAGGGAGGCCGGCATCGAGCTGCAATGCGTCACCGGGGAAGATGCGAGTGCCGAGCAGTGGGCGTTCTTTGCCGAGTGTTATGCCAACACCCACCGACAGTACAACTCGCCGCCGTCGCTGAATGCCGATTTCTTCCAGCACATCGGGATCACGATGAAACCGCATACGCTGCTGGTCATCGCCAGCCGCGCCGGCAGGCCGATCGCCAGCGCGCTCAATTTCCGCACCCGCGACGCGCTGTACGGACGGTCGTGGGGAGCGCTGGAGTTCCACTCCGGCCTGCACTTCGAGACTTGTTACTATTCCGCGATGGAATTCTGCATCGAGCGCGGGATCAGGACGTTCGAGGGCGGCGCCCAGGGCGAACACAAACTGGCACGCGGTTTCCTGCCGGTGACCACGCGTTCGGCACACTGGCTGGCGCATCCCCAGTTCTCGCAGGCAGTGGCAAGCTACCTGCAGCGCGAGGCCGGCGCGGTGGCCGAGTACGTCGATGAACTGAATGAAAGGGCACCGTTCAAGCGCGCCTGA
- a CDS encoding MMPL family transporter: MKLRRHVAVIVWLLFVAACALVIGHSRFTADMSAFMPRDPTPTQKIMVEQLRDGVVSRLILVGVEGAPPGALAELSKRMAAQLRGAPDLAGINNGERAGLEKDFQLLWRNRYLLSDAVTPQRFTPAGLKESLSGYLELLSTPMSGMAQRVLPGDPSGELIHLLEQLQGEAHPAMQDGVWFSRDGLRAMLLAYTAGAGNDIDAQERAMHAIRDAFEGARKTLPEAAQAQVRMTGPGVFSVESRASIRNDAWRLSLIATLLVASMLLLLYRSPRVLALGLFPVASGALAGVAAVSLDFGSVHGITLGFGVTLIGEGVDYAIYLFTQIGHDEAPRDTLRRIWPTLRLGVLTSICGFSAMLISGFTGLAQLGLFSIAGLVVAVSTTRWVLPHLLPQGFSVHASTRFSSALMALVRRAPRARMLLFVLVAAALALLAWKRDALWNDSLSSMSPVPKEALALDEQLRRDMGAPDVRYMLVLSGSDQESVLQQGEAVAPIMRTLVAQGLLAGFDVPLLPSRTVQQARQAALPDAAAARSHLAQALQGLPFRSSTFAPFAQEIAAAKRQPLLDRAALQGSSLGLKLDTMLVQREGKWSLMLPLRGVKDAQALERDIRASGNAFVLLDMKRESEQMFRDYRHEAAKNALFGALAIVVLLFASLRSVRRVLDVCLPLGAAVVAVTAWLVLTEHALSIFHLIGLLLVVAVGSNYALFFDHRCASPQDRERTVTSLLFANASTVLGFGLLSFSQSPVLNAIGSTVACGAVLSLVFSAILIVGRDE, encoded by the coding sequence ATGAAACTGCGCCGGCATGTCGCGGTGATCGTGTGGCTGCTGTTCGTTGCCGCCTGCGCGCTGGTCATCGGCCATTCCCGTTTCACCGCCGACATGTCGGCATTCATGCCGCGCGATCCGACGCCCACGCAGAAGATCATGGTCGAGCAGCTGCGCGACGGCGTGGTGTCGCGCCTGATCCTGGTTGGCGTGGAAGGCGCGCCGCCGGGCGCGCTGGCCGAGCTGAGCAAACGGATGGCGGCGCAGTTGCGCGGCGCCCCCGATCTGGCCGGCATCAACAACGGCGAGCGGGCAGGGCTGGAAAAGGATTTCCAGCTGCTGTGGCGCAACCGCTACCTGCTCAGCGACGCGGTCACGCCGCAACGCTTCACCCCGGCCGGACTGAAGGAAAGTCTGAGCGGCTACCTGGAGCTGTTGAGCACACCGATGAGCGGCATGGCGCAGCGCGTGCTGCCCGGCGACCCCAGCGGCGAACTGATTCACCTGCTGGAACAGCTGCAGGGCGAGGCGCACCCTGCGATGCAGGACGGGGTCTGGTTCTCGCGCGACGGCCTGCGCGCCATGCTGCTAGCCTACACCGCCGGCGCGGGCAATGACATCGACGCGCAGGAGCGTGCCATGCATGCGATCCGTGATGCATTCGAGGGCGCCCGGAAAACGCTGCCCGAGGCGGCACAGGCGCAGGTGCGCATGACCGGCCCGGGCGTGTTCTCGGTGGAGTCGCGCGCTTCCATCCGCAACGATGCATGGCGGCTCTCGCTCATCGCCACGCTGCTGGTGGCAAGCATGCTGCTGCTGCTCTACCGCTCGCCGCGCGTGCTCGCACTGGGACTGTTCCCGGTGGCGAGCGGTGCGCTGGCGGGCGTGGCGGCGGTGAGCCTGGATTTCGGCAGCGTGCACGGCATCACGCTCGGCTTCGGCGTCACGCTGATCGGCGAGGGCGTGGATTACGCGATCTACCTGTTCACCCAGATCGGGCACGACGAGGCGCCGCGAGACACCTTGCGGCGCATCTGGCCGACGCTGCGCCTGGGCGTGCTCACTTCCATCTGCGGTTTCAGCGCCATGCTGATCTCCGGTTTCACCGGGCTGGCGCAACTCGGCCTGTTTTCCATCGCCGGGCTGGTCGTCGCGGTGAGCACCACGCGCTGGGTATTGCCCCATCTGTTGCCGCAGGGTTTCTCGGTACATGCTTCCACGCGTTTCAGCAGTGCGCTGATGGCGCTGGTGCGCCGCGCACCGCGCGCGCGCATGCTGCTGTTCGTGCTGGTGGCGGCAGCCCTGGCATTGCTGGCTTGGAAGCGCGATGCGCTGTGGAACGACAGCCTGTCGAGCATGAGCCCGGTGCCGAAGGAAGCGCTGGCGCTGGATGAGCAGCTGCGCCGCGACATGGGGGCGCCGGATGTGCGCTACATGCTGGTACTCAGCGGCAGCGACCAGGAGAGCGTACTGCAGCAGGGCGAAGCGGTCGCGCCCATCATGCGCACGCTGGTGGCGCAGGGCCTGCTGGCGGGGTTCGATGTGCCGCTGCTGCCGAGCCGCACGGTGCAGCAGGCGCGGCAGGCCGCCCTGCCGGATGCCGCTGCGGCGCGCAGCCATCTCGCTCAGGCGCTGCAAGGGCTGCCGTTCCGCAGTTCGACCTTCGCGCCGTTCGCGCAGGAGATCGCGGCCGCGAAACGGCAACCCTTGCTGGACCGGGCGGCGCTGCAAGGCAGCAGCCTGGGGCTGAAGCTCGACACTATGCTGGTGCAGCGCGAGGGCAAGTGGTCGCTGATGCTGCCGCTGCGCGGCGTGAAGGATGCGCAGGCGCTGGAGCGGGATATCCGGGCGTCCGGCAACGCTTTCGTGCTGCTCGACATGAAACGGGAATCGGAACAGATGTTCCGCGACTACCGGCACGAGGCCGCGAAGAACGCCCTGTTCGGTGCGCTGGCGATCGTCGTGCTGCTGTTCGCCAGCCTGCGTTCGGTGCGTCGCGTGCTGGATGTCTGCCTGCCGCTGGGTGCGGCGGTGGTCGCAGTGACGGCCTGGCTGGTGCTGACCGAACATGCGCTATCCATTTTCCACCTGATCGGGTTGCTGCTGGTGGTGGCGGTCGGTTCCAATTACGCGCTGTTCTTCGACCACCGCTGTGCTTCGCCGCAGGACCGCGAGCGCACCGTCACCTCGCTGCTGTTCGCCAACGCCTCCACCGTGCTCGGCTTCGGGCTGCTGTCGTTCTCGCAGTCGCCGGTGCTCAATGCGATCGGTTCCACGGTGGCGTGCGGTGCGGTGCTGAGCCTGGTCTTCTCCGCGATCCTGATCGTCGGGCGCGACGAGTAA
- a CDS encoding glycosyltransferase family 2 protein, protein MNAPSTSHLVLIPSYNTGAALYPTVRAARAQWSPVWVVIDGSTDGSEAELLRMDKDDPGLRVIVLERNQGKGAAVLHGLREAMRLGYTHVLTMDSDGQHPAEKIPEFMAASMADANALVLGVPVFDASAPALRVRGRKVSNWWANLETLWQGIGDSLYGFRVYPAALLLKVMEGSRWMRHFDFDPEAAVRLCWHGARPVNIPAPVKYLRADEGGVSHFNYLRDNVLLTGMHLRLFAGFIIRLPLLIWRKWF, encoded by the coding sequence ATGAACGCCCCGTCGACTTCGCACCTTGTCCTCATTCCCAGCTACAACACCGGCGCGGCGCTGTATCCGACCGTGCGCGCCGCACGCGCGCAATGGTCGCCGGTGTGGGTGGTGATCGACGGCAGCACGGACGGCAGCGAGGCGGAGCTGCTGCGCATGGACAAGGACGACCCCGGGCTGCGGGTCATCGTGCTGGAACGCAACCAGGGCAAGGGCGCAGCGGTGCTGCACGGCCTGCGCGAAGCGATGCGCCTGGGGTACACGCATGTGCTGACCATGGACTCCGACGGTCAGCACCCGGCGGAAAAGATCCCGGAATTCATGGCCGCCTCCATGGCCGATGCCAATGCGCTGGTGCTGGGCGTGCCGGTGTTCGATGCCAGCGCCCCGGCATTGCGCGTGCGCGGGCGCAAGGTATCCAACTGGTGGGCGAACCTGGAGACGCTGTGGCAAGGCATCGGCGATTCGCTGTATGGCTTCCGCGTCTATCCGGCCGCGCTGCTGCTGAAAGTGATGGAAGGCAGCCGCTGGATGCGGCATTTCGATTTCGATCCGGAAGCCGCGGTGCGCCTGTGCTGGCACGGCGCCCGTCCGGTCAACATCCCGGCACCGGTCAAATACCTGCGTGCGGACGAAGGCGGCGTGTCGCACTTCAATTACCTGCGCGACAACGTGCTGTTAACCGGGATGCACCTGAGGTTATTCGCGGGATTTATTATCCGTTTGCCCTTGTTGATCTGGCGCAAGTGGTTTTAA